In Drosophila subpulchrella strain 33 F10 #4 breed RU33 chromosome 3R, RU_Dsub_v1.1 Primary Assembly, whole genome shotgun sequence, the following are encoded in one genomic region:
- the LOC119554216 gene encoding Y+L amino acid transporter 2 isoform X2: protein METESLNRKNSSRKSSIVNGNGDASAKLTNGDADGGDGGGGGEVTLKAKMSLLNGCTVIVGSIIGSGIFVSPTGVLLYTGSVNLALIVWVISGLFSMVGAYCYAELGTMITKSGADYAYIMETFGPFMAFIRLWIECMIVRPCSQAIVALTFSTYVLKPFFPECSPPEDSARLLAVCCILVLTLINCWDVKWATAVQDIFTYAKLLALFIIIATGVYQLYLGNTQYFTFENTDTRVTSIALSFYSGLFAYNGWNYLNFIIEELKDPVKNLPRAIAISCTLVTIVYVMANVSFYTILSPDEVMGSSAVAVTYAERAFGMLAWTIPVFVALSTFGAVNGILLTSSRLFYAGANNGQMPEILTMIQIQRFTPTPAVLAMALLSMLYLTVSDIFALINYVGFATWLSIGVAVLCLPWLRWAQPNLPRPIRVPMVFPIVYLIATMFVTVVPMYASPVETGYGILMILSSIPVYLVFIAWKNKPIWFQKTMGGLTQVLQKLMMVVRPKAASK, encoded by the exons ATGGAAACGGAGTCTCTGAATCGCAAAAACTCCTCGCGAAAGAGTTCGATAGTGAATGGGAATGGAGACGCCTCCGCCAAGCTGACCAACGGAGATGCGGATGGCGGCGATGGAGGCGGAGGTGGGGAGGTGACCCTGAAGGCCAAGATGAGCCTGCTCAACGGGTGCACCGTCATCGTGGGCTCCATCATCGGATCGGGCATCTTCGTGTCGCCCACGGGAGTGCTGCTGTACACGGGCAGCGTCAACCTGGCCCTCATCGTTTGGGTCATTTCCGGACTCTTCTCGATG GTGGGTGCCTACTGCTATGCAGAGCTGGGAACAATGATCACCAAGTCGGGAGCTGACTACGCTTATATCATGGAGACCTTCGGCCCCTTTATGGCCTTCATCCGTCTCTGGATCGAGTGCATGATCGTGCGACCCTGTTCGCAGGCCATCGTGGCCCTCACCTTCAGCACCTACGTCCTGAAGCCATTTTTCCCGGAGTGTTCTCCTCCAGAGGACTCGGCCCGCCTGCTCGCCGTCTGCTGCATAC TTGTGCTAACCCTAATCAACTGCTGGGACGTGAAATGGGCTACTGCTGTGCAGGATATCTTTACATATGCGAAA CTGCTGGCCCTGTTTATCATCATTGCCACTGGCGTTTACCAACTATATCTCGGCAATACGCAATACTTTACGTTTGAGAACACGGACACAAGAGTCACCTCCATCGCTTTGTCCTTTTACTCGGGACTCTTTGCCTACAATGGATG GAATTACTTGAACTTCATCATTGAGGAGCTGAAGGATCCCGTCAAGAATCTGCCCCGCGCCATTGCCATCAGTTGCACCCTGGTGACCATTGTCTATGTGATGGCGAATGTCTCCTTCTATACCATCCTCTCGCCGGATGAGGTCATGGGTTCCTCAGCCGTGGCGGTGACCTATGCGGAACGGGCCTTTGGCATGCTGGCCTGGACCATCCCAG TTTTTGTGGCCCTTTCCACCTTCGGAGCTGTGAATGGTATTCTGCTGACCTCCTCCCGACTCTTCTATGCCGGAGCCAACAACGGACAGATGCCCGAGATCCTCACCATGATCCAGATCCAGAGATTCACACCCACTCCCGCCGTTTTGGCCATGGCCCTGCTGTCCATGCTGTACCTCACCGTTTCGGATATCTTCGCCCTGATAAACTACGTGGGCTTTGCCACTTGG TTGAGTATTGGCGTGGCTGTTTTGTGCCTGCCCTGGCTAAGATGGGCCCAACCCAATCTGCCGCGACCCATCCGAGTGCCCATGGTATTCCCCATTGTCTATCTAATCGCCACCATGTTCGTGACCGTCGTGCCCATGTACGCCAGTCCCGTAGAGACCGGATATGGCATCCTGATGATCCTGTCCAGCATACCTGTCTATCTGGTGTTCATCGCCTGGAAGAACAAGC
- the LOC119554216 gene encoding Y+L amino acid transporter 2 isoform X1 yields METESLNRKNSSRKSSIVNGNGDASAKLTNGDADGGDGGGGGEVTLKAKMSLLNGCTVIVGSIIGSGIFVSPTGVLLYTGSVNLALIVWVISGLFSMVGAYCYAELGTMITKSGADYAYIMETFGPFMAFIRLWIECMIVRPCSQAIVALTFSTYVLKPFFPECSPPEDSARLLAVCCILVLTLINCWDVKWATAVQDIFTYAKLLALFIIIATGVYQLYLGNTQYFTFENTDTRVTSIALSFYSGLFAYNGWNYLNFIIEELKDPVKNLPRAIAISCTLVTIVYVMANVSFYTILSPDEVMGSSAVAVTYAERAFGMLAWTIPVFVALSTFGAVNGILLTSSRLFYAGANNGQMPEILTMIQIQRFTPTPAVLAMALLSMLYLTVSDIFALINYVGFATWLSIGVAVLCLPWLRWAQPNLPRPIRVPMVFPIVYLIATMFVTVVPMYASPVETGYGILMILSSIPVYLVFIAWKNKPIWFQKTMVSLTRFLQKMLMVLGKQTKPAQV; encoded by the exons ATGGAAACGGAGTCTCTGAATCGCAAAAACTCCTCGCGAAAGAGTTCGATAGTGAATGGGAATGGAGACGCCTCCGCCAAGCTGACCAACGGAGATGCGGATGGCGGCGATGGAGGCGGAGGTGGGGAGGTGACCCTGAAGGCCAAGATGAGCCTGCTCAACGGGTGCACCGTCATCGTGGGCTCCATCATCGGATCGGGCATCTTCGTGTCGCCCACGGGAGTGCTGCTGTACACGGGCAGCGTCAACCTGGCCCTCATCGTTTGGGTCATTTCCGGACTCTTCTCGATG GTGGGTGCCTACTGCTATGCAGAGCTGGGAACAATGATCACCAAGTCGGGAGCTGACTACGCTTATATCATGGAGACCTTCGGCCCCTTTATGGCCTTCATCCGTCTCTGGATCGAGTGCATGATCGTGCGACCCTGTTCGCAGGCCATCGTGGCCCTCACCTTCAGCACCTACGTCCTGAAGCCATTTTTCCCGGAGTGTTCTCCTCCAGAGGACTCGGCCCGCCTGCTCGCCGTCTGCTGCATAC TTGTGCTAACCCTAATCAACTGCTGGGACGTGAAATGGGCTACTGCTGTGCAGGATATCTTTACATATGCGAAA CTGCTGGCCCTGTTTATCATCATTGCCACTGGCGTTTACCAACTATATCTCGGCAATACGCAATACTTTACGTTTGAGAACACGGACACAAGAGTCACCTCCATCGCTTTGTCCTTTTACTCGGGACTCTTTGCCTACAATGGATG GAATTACTTGAACTTCATCATTGAGGAGCTGAAGGATCCCGTCAAGAATCTGCCCCGCGCCATTGCCATCAGTTGCACCCTGGTGACCATTGTCTATGTGATGGCGAATGTCTCCTTCTATACCATCCTCTCGCCGGATGAGGTCATGGGTTCCTCAGCCGTGGCGGTGACCTATGCGGAACGGGCCTTTGGCATGCTGGCCTGGACCATCCCAG TTTTTGTGGCCCTTTCCACCTTCGGAGCTGTGAATGGTATTCTGCTGACCTCCTCCCGACTCTTCTATGCCGGAGCCAACAACGGACAGATGCCCGAGATCCTCACCATGATCCAGATCCAGAGATTCACACCCACTCCCGCCGTTTTGGCCATGGCCCTGCTGTCCATGCTGTACCTCACCGTTTCGGATATCTTCGCCCTGATAAACTACGTGGGCTTTGCCACTTGG TTGAGTATTGGCGTGGCTGTTTTGTGCCTGCCCTGGCTAAGATGGGCCCAACCCAATCTGCCGCGACCCATCCGAGTGCCCATGGTATTCCCCATTGTCTATCTAATCGCCACCATGTTCGTGACCGTCGTGCCCATGTACGCCAGTCCCGTAGAGACCGGATATGGCATCCTGATGATCCTGTCCAGCATACCTGTCTATCTGGTGTTCATCGCCTGGAAGAACAAGC